From Diaminobutyricibacter sp. McL0608, one genomic window encodes:
- the lspA gene encoding signal peptidase II, giving the protein MEASARAKVSVRALVVLAIVALCVYAIDQITKFLVVKNLVEDEQVQVLGQLLQFRFVKNSGAAFSIGSGSTWIFSIVGVGVLIFVIWYAPKIKSVAWAVLFGLLLGGLLGNLTDRLLREPGFGVGHVVDFIQIPLLPAIFNMADVAIVSSMVLFIILTIRGVGLDGSRHHDGGSGTGSALDGDESTSAEAGGAGDGGSPASGTSASGSPDGETPLRPESRSDAA; this is encoded by the coding sequence TTGGAGGCTAGCGCCAGGGCGAAGGTCAGCGTTCGGGCGCTCGTCGTTCTGGCCATCGTCGCACTCTGCGTGTACGCGATCGACCAGATCACGAAGTTCCTCGTCGTCAAGAACCTCGTCGAGGACGAGCAGGTCCAGGTCCTGGGCCAATTGCTTCAGTTCCGTTTCGTGAAGAATTCGGGTGCGGCCTTCTCCATCGGGAGCGGGTCCACCTGGATCTTCTCGATCGTCGGTGTCGGCGTGCTGATCTTCGTGATCTGGTACGCACCCAAGATCAAGTCCGTGGCCTGGGCTGTCCTGTTCGGTCTCCTTCTGGGCGGTCTCCTCGGCAACCTGACCGACCGACTGCTGCGCGAACCGGGCTTCGGCGTCGGCCACGTGGTCGACTTCATCCAGATCCCGCTTCTTCCCGCGATCTTCAACATGGCCGATGTCGCGATCGTCTCGAGCATGGTCCTGTTCATCATCCTCACGATTCGCGGTGTCGGACTCGACGGATCGCGCCACCACGACGGCGGGTCCGGAACGGGATCCGCGCTCGACGGCGACGAGAGCACCTCGGCTGAGGCCGGGGGAGCGGGAGACGGCGGCAGCCCGGCATCCGGCACGTCCGCCTCCGGCAGCCCCGACGGCGAAACGCCGCTCAGGCCGGAGTCGCGCTCCGACGCAGCGTAG
- the nrdR gene encoding transcriptional regulator NrdR codes for MFCPFCRHPDSRVIDSRTSDDGMSIRRRRQCPECGRRFSTTETASLSVIKRSGVAEPFSREKIVSGVRKACQGRPVTDSDLAVLAQKVEETIRSTGASQIDANDIGLAILPPLRELDEVAYLRFASVYQGFDSLDDFEDAITQLRVEHGSERVDAAN; via the coding sequence ATGTTCTGTCCCTTCTGCCGCCACCCCGACTCTCGCGTCATCGACTCCCGTACGAGCGACGACGGGATGTCGATCCGCCGCCGCCGCCAGTGCCCGGAATGCGGTCGGCGTTTCAGCACGACCGAGACCGCGAGCCTGAGCGTGATCAAGCGAAGCGGCGTGGCCGAGCCGTTCAGCCGGGAGAAGATCGTCAGCGGCGTGCGCAAGGCCTGCCAGGGTCGCCCGGTCACCGACTCCGACCTTGCCGTGCTGGCCCAGAAGGTCGAGGAGACGATCCGTTCGACCGGGGCGTCCCAGATCGACGCGAACGACATCGGGCTCGCGATCCTTCCGCCGCTTCGCGAACTCGATGAGGTCGCGTACCTGCGTTTCGCCAGCGTGTACCAGGGGTTCGATTCTCTCGACGACTTCGAAGATGCGATCACCCAGCTGCGGGTCGAGCACGGCTCTGAGCGCGTCGACGCTGCGAACTGA
- a CDS encoding quinone-dependent dihydroorotate dehydrogenase, translated as MYRTLFTLVLSKLDPERAHHLAFVVIQALPTLGFGRLVRRFTRPDPTLKTKALGLEFDSPFGVAAGFDKDGKAVIGLGQLGFGHVEVGTITAIAQPGNEKPRLFRLIPDRAVINRMGFNNGGAVAAADRLARIARRTTRAVLGVNIGKSRVVAVEDATADYLTSARALAPVADYLVVNVSSPNTPGLRGLQELEQLEPLLASVKAEAGRVPLLVKIAPDLTDDQVERIAGLVVRIGLDGIIATNTTISREGLRTEAAIVEAAGAGGLSGAPLAARSLEVLRLIRSIVPSDLCVISVGGVETADDVAERLAAGATLVQGYTAFLYRGPLWARQINRGLVTRNLVTR; from the coding sequence ATGTATCGCACACTCTTCACCCTCGTCCTGTCGAAGCTCGACCCCGAACGGGCGCATCATCTGGCGTTCGTCGTCATCCAGGCGCTCCCGACCCTCGGCTTCGGTCGCCTGGTGCGACGATTCACCCGCCCCGACCCGACCCTGAAGACGAAAGCCCTTGGCCTCGAGTTCGACTCTCCGTTCGGCGTCGCCGCCGGATTCGACAAAGACGGTAAAGCCGTCATCGGGCTCGGCCAGCTCGGCTTCGGCCACGTCGAAGTCGGAACGATCACCGCGATCGCCCAGCCGGGGAACGAGAAGCCGCGGCTGTTCCGCCTCATCCCTGACCGCGCCGTCATCAATCGGATGGGATTCAACAACGGGGGAGCAGTAGCCGCAGCAGACCGTCTGGCGCGGATAGCGCGACGTACGACCCGGGCAGTGCTCGGCGTGAACATCGGAAAGAGCCGGGTGGTCGCAGTCGAAGACGCCACCGCCGACTACCTGACGAGTGCTCGCGCCCTCGCGCCGGTGGCCGACTACCTCGTGGTCAATGTCAGCTCGCCCAACACGCCCGGACTGCGCGGCCTCCAGGAGCTCGAACAGCTGGAACCTCTGCTCGCATCGGTCAAGGCCGAGGCCGGCCGTGTCCCGCTCCTCGTGAAGATCGCACCCGACCTCACCGACGATCAGGTCGAGAGGATCGCCGGTCTCGTCGTCCGAATCGGACTCGACGGCATCATCGCGACGAACACGACGATCTCGCGGGAGGGCCTGCGCACCGAAGCAGCCATCGTCGAGGCGGCGGGCGCGGGAGGGCTCTCCGGCGCCCCGCTGGCAGCCCGGTCGCTCGAAGTGCTGCGCCTGATCAGGTCGATCGTGCCGAGCGATCTCTGCGTGATCTCCGTGGGCGGGGTGGAAACTGCCGACGATGTCGCCGAACGGCTCGCTGCAGGAGCCACTCTGGTGCAGGGCTACACGGCGTTTCTGTATCGCGGTCCGCTCTGGGCGCGCCAGATCAACCGGGGACTCGTCACGCGCAACCTCGTCACGCGCTGA
- the hisD gene encoding histidinol dehydrogenase encodes MMQTIDLRGIQPNRAAFTSLVPRPAVDVSVALHVATELIDDVRSRGRAALDEQAEKFDGGRATSIRVPASEIEAAVRGLPADVREALDEAIVRVRQATAAQVPAEVLTTIGPGATIVQRWQPVARAGLYVPGGKAVYPSSVVMNAVPAQVAGVGSIALASPPQAAFGGAVHPTILGAAGLLGIDEVYAMGGAGAIGALAFGVEELGLDPVQVITGPGNIYVAAAKRVVRGQAGIDSEAGTTEILVIADDSADATLVAADLVSQAEHDEAAAAVLATDSPELADRVMRELERLARATRHSVRVTAALSGPQSAIVLVDDLAAAAAFSNAYGPEHLEIQTADPEAVLADIENAGAIFLGAHSPVSLGDYLAGSNHVLPTGGQARFSPGLGAYSFLRPQQVIRYDRDALGEVAERIVALSGAEDLPAHGEAVTARFTAP; translated from the coding sequence ATGATGCAGACCATCGATCTTCGCGGAATACAGCCTAATCGCGCCGCCTTCACCAGTCTGGTGCCGCGGCCCGCCGTCGACGTCTCTGTTGCGCTTCATGTCGCGACAGAACTCATCGACGATGTTCGTTCACGCGGGCGTGCCGCCCTCGACGAACAGGCAGAGAAGTTCGACGGTGGCCGTGCGACGAGCATCCGTGTACCCGCGTCCGAGATCGAGGCGGCCGTCCGGGGGCTTCCCGCCGACGTGCGCGAGGCGCTCGACGAGGCCATCGTCCGCGTCCGGCAGGCTACTGCTGCACAGGTCCCTGCCGAGGTGCTGACGACGATCGGCCCGGGGGCGACCATCGTCCAGCGCTGGCAGCCTGTCGCCCGCGCCGGGTTGTACGTTCCCGGCGGCAAAGCGGTCTATCCCTCCAGCGTCGTGATGAACGCGGTGCCCGCCCAGGTCGCCGGTGTCGGCTCGATCGCCCTGGCGAGCCCGCCGCAGGCGGCGTTCGGCGGGGCCGTTCACCCGACCATCCTCGGTGCCGCGGGTCTGCTCGGCATCGACGAGGTCTACGCGATGGGCGGGGCCGGGGCGATCGGAGCGCTCGCCTTCGGGGTGGAAGAGCTCGGACTCGATCCGGTGCAGGTCATCACCGGGCCCGGCAACATCTACGTCGCCGCGGCGAAGCGGGTGGTTCGCGGACAGGCAGGTATCGATTCTGAGGCCGGTACGACCGAGATCCTCGTCATCGCCGACGATTCGGCGGATGCGACCCTCGTCGCCGCCGACCTCGTGAGTCAGGCGGAGCACGACGAGGCGGCCGCAGCGGTGCTCGCCACAGACAGTCCTGAGCTCGCTGATCGCGTCATGCGTGAACTGGAACGCCTCGCACGCGCTACGCGGCACTCCGTGCGCGTCACCGCTGCATTGTCCGGTCCGCAGTCGGCGATCGTGCTGGTCGACGATCTTGCAGCAGCTGCGGCCTTCAGCAACGCGTACGGGCCCGAGCACCTTGAGATCCAGACGGCGGACCCGGAGGCCGTGCTGGCCGATATCGAGAACGCCGGAGCGATCTTCCTCGGAGCGCACTCACCGGTGAGCCTCGGCGACTACCTCGCCGGCTCGAACCACGTGCTTCCCACCGGCGGACAGGCACGATTCTCACCGGGACTCGGTGCGTACTCGTTCCTCCGGCCGCAGCAGGTCATCCGCTACGACCGTGACGCCCTGGGCGAGGTCGCCGAGCGAATCGTCGCATTGTCCGGTGCAGAAGATCTCCCTGCCCACGGTGAGGCCGTCACGGCTCGCTTCACGGCCCCGTAG
- a CDS encoding DivIVA domain-containing protein yields MALTPEDVVNKRFQPTKFREGYDQDEVDDFLDEVVVELRRLNQENEELKQRLVASDSRIAELQRSGAQAAQAAPAAPEQPATVAAPVVAAAATPVAAAYAAPTPVDANAVDPSSTNNLLQLARRLHEEHVREGIEKRDALIAEGHATAARVVAEAESKQRAQISQLDQERALLEHRIDELRTFEREYRQQLRSYIESQLRDLETSSVSGTGSYAAPAQASQSPASGQVPVVASAPAPALPAANEGSQESAPQPPTFQGFGG; encoded by the coding sequence ATGGCGCTGACTCCGGAAGATGTAGTCAACAAGCGTTTCCAACCGACGAAGTTCCGTGAGGGCTATGACCAGGACGAGGTCGACGACTTTCTCGACGAGGTGGTCGTAGAGCTTCGTCGGCTCAACCAGGAGAACGAGGAGCTGAAGCAGCGACTCGTGGCGAGCGACTCGCGCATCGCCGAACTCCAGCGCAGCGGCGCACAGGCCGCCCAGGCCGCCCCTGCGGCACCCGAGCAGCCGGCCACCGTTGCCGCTCCGGTCGTCGCCGCTGCAGCAACTCCGGTCGCAGCCGCCTACGCCGCACCGACTCCGGTCGACGCGAACGCGGTCGACCCGTCGAGCACGAACAACCTGCTCCAGCTCGCGCGCCGCCTCCACGAGGAGCACGTGCGCGAGGGCATCGAGAAGCGCGACGCGCTCATCGCGGAGGGCCATGCCACCGCGGCACGGGTCGTCGCCGAGGCCGAGTCGAAGCAGCGTGCCCAGATCAGCCAGCTCGACCAGGAGCGTGCGCTGCTCGAGCACCGCATCGACGAGCTCCGCACGTTCGAGCGCGAATATCGTCAGCAGCTCAGGAGCTACATCGAGAGCCAGCTTCGCGACCTCGAGACGTCCAGCGTCTCGGGCACCGGCAGCTATGCAGCGCCGGCGCAGGCAAGCCAGTCGCCGGCCTCCGGTCAGGTTCCCGTCGTAGCCTCTGCTCCGGCGCCGGCGCTCCCGGCCGCGAACGAGGGCTCGCAGGAGTCGGCTCCGCAGCCGCCGACGTTCCAGGGCTTTGGAGGCTAG
- a CDS encoding flavin reductase family protein, translating into MNSFAIPENRLPSDRVEPDVTPDLAAFRQGFRRHAAGVAIITALTADGLPVGFTATSLASLAAVPPLATFNIARSASSWPALAETDRLVIHTLGVRNRSVAQKLAADNSVRFDGDHWYPGPHGLPIIKDVTSWMIGRIVERFPVHNNAVVVVQIEQGELNDDDSPLLYHERTYFAPGDPA; encoded by the coding sequence ATGAACAGCTTCGCGATTCCCGAGAACCGGCTCCCGTCCGACAGGGTGGAGCCGGATGTCACGCCTGACCTGGCGGCGTTCCGGCAGGGATTCCGCCGTCATGCCGCCGGCGTCGCGATCATCACCGCCCTCACTGCCGACGGGCTCCCCGTCGGGTTCACGGCCACCTCGCTTGCGTCTCTGGCGGCGGTGCCTCCGCTGGCCACGTTCAACATCGCCCGGAGTGCGTCCAGCTGGCCCGCACTCGCCGAGACCGATCGGCTCGTCATCCACACCCTGGGCGTGCGGAATCGGAGCGTTGCGCAGAAACTCGCCGCCGACAACAGCGTGCGGTTCGACGGGGACCATTGGTATCCGGGGCCGCACGGACTGCCGATCATCAAGGACGTGACGAGCTGGATGATCGGCCGGATCGTCGAGCGGTTCCCGGTTCACAACAACGCCGTCGTCGTGGTGCAGATCGAGCAGGGCGAGCTCAACGACGACGACTCGCCGCTCCTTTATCACGAGCGCACCTACTTCGCGCCGGGCGATCCCGCCTGA
- the dnaE gene encoding DNA polymerase III subunit alpha, translating to MPSSGDSFVHLHVHSEYSMLDGAARVKPLIDAAVEQGMPAVAVTDHGNVFGAFDFWKTATDAGIKPIIGTEAYLTPGTARQDRTRIRWGDGGEDDVSGAGSYTHMTLLSATTQGMHNLFRLSSRASIEGYYFKPRMDRELLNQYSDGLIATTGCPSGEVQTRLRLGQYDEAKKAASEFRDIFGKENFFCEIMDHGLGIERRVMSDLIRLAKELDLPLVATNDLHYTHAHDATSHAALLCVQSGSTLDDPNRFKFDADEFYLKSAAQMRQLFRDYPEACDNTLLIAERCDVKFNTSANYMPRFPVPAGETEETWFIKEVENGLHERYPAGIPDEVRTQADYEIGVISQMGFPGYFLVVADFINWSKRNGIRVGPGRGSGAGSMAAYAMKITDLDPLRHGLIFERFLNPDRVSMPDFDVDFDDRRRGEVIKYVTEKYGEERVAQIVTYGTIKAKQALKDSSRVLGFPFGMGEKLTKAMPPPVMGKDIPLTGIFDRDHPRYKEAADIRGVVETDAEAKTVFDTALGLENLKRQWGVHAAGVIMSSDPLIDIIPIMKREQDGQIVTQFDYPACESLGLIKMDFLGLRNLTIINDALDNIEANRGIRPVLEELELDDRPAYDLLSRGDTLGVFQLDGGPMRSLLRLMKPDNFEDISALIALYRPGPMGANSHTNYALRKNHLQEITPIHPELAEPLAEILSTSYGLIIYQEQVMAIAQKVAGFSLGQADILRRAMGKKKKSELDKQFEGFASGMQANGYSMAAVNKLWEILLPFSDYAFNKAHSAAYGVVSYWTAYLKAHYPAEYMAALLTSVGDSKDKMAIYLNECRRMGIKVLPPDVNESIGFFAAVGSDIRFGLGAVRNVGTNVVDGIRAAREAKGRFESFHDFLSKVPIHVANKRTIESLIKAGAFDSLGATRRALVEVHEDAVESAVSLKRNEANGQVDLFAGMFEFDEVHERVPDRPEWAKRDKLAFEREMLGLYVSDHPLAGLELQLAKHASTGIADLIASESTQDGDTVTIAGLVTSVQHRTAKNSGNQYGLIQVEDFGGEMTVMFMGKAYQEFAPALVGDSIVVIRGRVSMRDDGMNLHAFSLFTPDLGQSLGSGPLVISLPDQRATTDTVKALNDVLIRHAGKNEVRLRLIKGQTARVFEVPYPVSVSADLYGELKGLLGPNCLS from the coding sequence GTGCCATCAAGCGGCGACTCGTTCGTTCACCTTCACGTTCACAGCGAGTACTCCATGCTCGACGGGGCTGCACGCGTCAAACCTCTGATCGATGCAGCCGTCGAACAGGGGATGCCCGCGGTGGCGGTCACCGACCACGGCAACGTCTTCGGCGCGTTCGACTTCTGGAAGACGGCGACCGATGCCGGAATCAAACCGATCATCGGCACCGAGGCCTACCTCACGCCAGGCACGGCCCGGCAGGATCGCACGCGCATCCGCTGGGGCGACGGCGGCGAAGACGACGTGTCCGGGGCGGGCTCGTACACGCACATGACGCTGCTGTCGGCGACCACGCAGGGGATGCACAATCTCTTCAGGCTGTCGTCGCGCGCGTCTATCGAGGGTTACTACTTCAAGCCGCGTATGGATCGCGAGCTTCTGAACCAGTATTCCGACGGGCTCATCGCCACGACGGGATGCCCCAGCGGCGAGGTGCAGACGAGGCTCCGGCTGGGTCAGTACGACGAAGCGAAGAAGGCGGCGTCCGAGTTCCGCGACATCTTCGGCAAAGAGAATTTCTTCTGCGAGATCATGGACCACGGGCTCGGCATCGAGCGCCGCGTCATGAGCGACCTGATCCGGCTCGCGAAAGAGCTCGACCTGCCCCTGGTGGCGACGAACGACCTCCACTACACGCACGCGCACGACGCGACAAGTCATGCGGCGCTGCTCTGCGTGCAGTCCGGCTCGACTCTCGACGACCCCAATCGCTTCAAGTTCGACGCCGACGAGTTCTATCTCAAGTCGGCCGCGCAGATGCGCCAGCTCTTCCGGGACTACCCCGAAGCCTGCGACAACACCCTGCTGATCGCCGAGCGCTGCGATGTCAAGTTCAACACCTCCGCGAACTACATGCCCCGATTCCCGGTGCCCGCCGGCGAGACCGAGGAGACGTGGTTCATCAAGGAGGTCGAGAACGGCCTGCACGAACGCTACCCGGCCGGCATCCCCGACGAGGTGCGCACGCAGGCCGACTACGAGATCGGCGTGATCTCGCAGATGGGCTTCCCCGGCTACTTCCTCGTCGTCGCCGACTTCATCAACTGGTCGAAGCGCAACGGAATCCGGGTCGGTCCCGGTCGTGGATCCGGTGCGGGCTCCATGGCCGCATACGCGATGAAGATCACCGATCTCGACCCGCTGCGGCACGGACTCATCTTCGAGCGGTTCCTCAATCCCGACCGAGTGTCGATGCCTGACTTCGATGTCGACTTCGACGACCGCCGTCGCGGCGAGGTCATCAAGTACGTGACGGAGAAGTACGGCGAGGAGCGCGTGGCGCAGATCGTGACGTACGGCACGATCAAGGCCAAGCAGGCGCTGAAGGACTCCTCCCGGGTGCTCGGATTCCCGTTCGGGATGGGCGAGAAGCTGACCAAGGCGATGCCGCCGCCCGTCATGGGCAAGGACATCCCGCTCACCGGCATCTTCGACCGCGATCATCCGCGCTACAAGGAGGCTGCGGACATCCGCGGCGTCGTCGAGACGGACGCGGAGGCGAAGACGGTGTTCGACACCGCACTCGGCCTCGAGAACCTGAAGCGCCAGTGGGGCGTGCACGCCGCCGGCGTGATCATGTCCTCCGATCCGCTGATCGACATCATCCCGATCATGAAGCGGGAGCAGGACGGCCAGATCGTCACGCAGTTCGACTATCCGGCGTGCGAGTCGCTCGGCCTCATCAAGATGGACTTCCTGGGGCTGCGGAACCTCACCATCATCAACGACGCGCTCGACAACATCGAGGCCAACCGCGGCATCCGGCCGGTGCTCGAAGAGCTGGAGCTCGACGACCGGCCCGCCTACGACCTGCTCTCGCGGGGAGACACCCTCGGGGTGTTCCAGCTCGACGGCGGGCCGATGCGATCCCTGCTGCGCCTCATGAAGCCCGACAACTTCGAAGACATCTCGGCACTGATCGCGCTGTACCGGCCGGGCCCGATGGGCGCCAACTCGCACACGAACTACGCCCTCCGCAAGAACCACCTGCAAGAGATCACGCCGATCCATCCGGAGCTTGCCGAGCCGCTCGCCGAGATCCTCTCGACCAGCTACGGGCTCATCATCTACCAGGAGCAGGTGATGGCGATCGCCCAGAAGGTCGCAGGGTTCTCGCTCGGCCAGGCGGACATCCTCCGGCGCGCGATGGGAAAGAAGAAGAAGTCCGAGCTCGACAAGCAGTTCGAGGGCTTCGCGTCCGGAATGCAGGCGAACGGCTATTCCATGGCGGCCGTCAACAAGCTGTGGGAGATCCTGCTCCCGTTCTCCGACTACGCCTTCAACAAAGCCCACTCGGCCGCATACGGCGTCGTCTCCTATTGGACCGCGTACCTCAAGGCGCACTATCCCGCGGAGTACATGGCCGCGCTGCTCACCAGTGTCGGTGACTCCAAGGACAAGATGGCGATCTACCTCAACGAGTGCCGGCGCATGGGAATCAAGGTGCTGCCGCCCGACGTGAACGAGTCGATCGGATTCTTCGCCGCAGTCGGGTCCGACATCCGCTTCGGCCTCGGGGCGGTGCGCAACGTCGGCACCAACGTCGTCGACGGCATCCGCGCTGCACGCGAAGCGAAGGGGCGATTCGAGTCGTTCCACGACTTCCTGTCGAAGGTTCCGATCCATGTCGCAAACAAGCGGACGATCGAATCCCTGATCAAGGCAGGCGCATTCGATTCGCTGGGTGCGACGAGGCGTGCGCTCGTCGAGGTCCACGAAGACGCGGTCGAATCGGCGGTGAGCCTCAAACGCAACGAGGCGAACGGGCAGGTCGATCTGTTCGCCGGCATGTTCGAGTTCGACGAGGTGCACGAGCGCGTTCCCGACAGGCCCGAGTGGGCGAAACGTGACAAGCTCGCCTTCGAACGCGAGATGCTCGGTCTGTACGTTTCGGACCATCCGCTCGCCGGTCTCGAACTCCAACTGGCAAAGCACGCCAGCACGGGAATCGCCGACCTCATCGCCTCTGAATCGACCCAGGACGGCGACACGGTCACGATCGCGGGCCTGGTGACCTCGGTGCAGCACCGCACGGCCAAGAACTCGGGCAATCAGTACGGCTTGATCCAGGTCGAGGACTTCGGCGGCGAGATGACCGTGATGTTCATGGGCAAGGCGTACCAGGAATTCGCGCCTGCGCTCGTCGGCGACTCGATCGTGGTCATCCGTGGGCGTGTCAGCATGCGCGACGACGGAATGAACCTCCACGCGTTCAGTCTGTTCACGCCCGACCTGGGCCAGAGTCTGGGGTCCGGTCCGCTCGTGATCTCACTTCCCGATCAGCGGGCGACGACCGATACGGTCAAAGCGCTCAACGATGTGCTCATCCGGCACGCGGGCAAGAACGAAGTGCGCCTGAGACTCATCAAAGGCCAGACGGCGCGTGTGTTCGAAGTGCCGTACCCGGTGTCGGTAAGCGCCGATCTCTACGGCGAGCTGAAGGGGCTGCTCGGTCCGAACTGCCTGAGCTGA
- a CDS encoding YggT family protein yields the protein MSSVVSILATIVYYLLLLYFFLLWARFVVDLVRAFSRSWRPHGFGLVLAESMYVATDPPIKFFRKLIPPLSMGPVAIDFGWSLTMLVVIVGLYVTVLFR from the coding sequence GTGTCCTCCGTCGTCTCCATCCTCGCGACCATCGTCTACTATCTGCTGCTGCTCTATTTCTTCCTCCTCTGGGCGCGGTTCGTGGTCGACCTGGTGCGCGCCTTCAGCAGATCGTGGCGTCCGCACGGCTTCGGCCTCGTGCTCGCCGAGTCCATGTACGTGGCGACCGACCCGCCGATCAAGTTCTTCCGCAAACTGATCCCGCCGTTGTCGATGGGGCCGGTGGCGATCGACTTCGGCTGGAGCCTCACGATGCTGGTCGTCATCGTGGGTTTGTACGTGACGGTGCTCTTCCGCTGA
- a CDS encoding cell division protein SepF, which translates to MTNPLKKTMVYLGLADEELEYDEQPVQQHQPQAHQSPVAPVPHPAPVAPAPGRAPVTPLRKSNSARNATVQEMNEILTVHPRQYRDAQVIAESFREGIPVIINLSQMSEGDARRLIDFASGLSQGLYGKIERVTAKVFLLSPSHVVVSGEHGGQDAEVEASFFAQG; encoded by the coding sequence ATGACCAACCCGCTGAAGAAGACGATGGTCTACCTCGGCCTGGCCGACGAAGAGCTCGAATACGACGAGCAGCCGGTGCAGCAGCACCAGCCTCAGGCGCACCAGTCTCCCGTCGCACCCGTTCCCCACCCCGCTCCGGTCGCCCCTGCGCCCGGTCGCGCACCGGTCACGCCGCTGCGCAAGTCGAACTCCGCACGGAATGCGACGGTCCAAGAAATGAACGAGATCCTCACGGTCCACCCCCGCCAGTACCGCGATGCACAGGTCATCGCCGAGTCCTTCCGCGAGGGCATCCCCGTCATCATCAACCTGTCCCAGATGAGCGAAGGCGACGCGCGTCGCCTCATCGACTTCGCCAGCGGCCTGTCGCAGGGCCTCTACGGCAAGATCGAGCGGGTCACCGCGAAGGTGTTCCTGCTCTCGCCATCGCACGTCGTCGTCTCGGGCGAGCACGGCGGCCAGGACGCCGAGGTCGAAGCCTCCTTCTTCGCGCAGGGTTGA
- a CDS encoding RluA family pseudouridine synthase, with protein sequence MESRSLPLPDGLAGSRVDAGIAKLLGFSRTFAAEVAEAGGVTLDGAVVGKSDRLRAGSWLEVVWEPRSEAVIVPIAVPELTVVYDDDDIVVIDKPVGVAAHPSVGWTGPTVLGALAAAGFRISTSGAAERAGIVHRLDAGTSGLMVVAKSERAYTALKRAFHDREVEKIYHAVVQGHPDPLTGTIDAPIGRHPRSDWKFAVIADGKPSVTHYETIEAFPAASLLEIHLETGRTHQIRVHMAAQRHPCVGDAMYGADPTLSARLGLTRQWLHAVQLAFNHPSTGEWVSFTSDYPSDLQHALAVLREN encoded by the coding sequence ATGGAGTCACGAAGCCTCCCGTTGCCCGACGGCCTGGCCGGCAGCCGCGTCGACGCCGGCATCGCCAAACTGCTCGGCTTCTCACGCACCTTCGCCGCCGAGGTGGCCGAGGCCGGGGGAGTCACCCTCGACGGCGCGGTCGTCGGCAAATCCGACCGGCTGCGCGCCGGCAGTTGGCTCGAGGTCGTCTGGGAGCCGCGCAGCGAAGCGGTCATCGTGCCGATCGCGGTACCTGAGCTCACGGTGGTCTACGACGACGACGACATCGTCGTGATCGACAAGCCGGTCGGGGTCGCCGCGCATCCGTCCGTCGGCTGGACCGGGCCGACCGTCCTGGGCGCGCTGGCGGCGGCGGGCTTCCGCATCTCCACCTCCGGAGCTGCCGAGCGAGCCGGAATCGTTCACCGGCTCGACGCGGGCACCAGCGGTCTCATGGTCGTGGCGAAGTCGGAACGCGCGTACACCGCGCTCAAGCGTGCGTTCCACGACCGAGAAGTCGAGAAGATCTACCACGCCGTCGTCCAGGGGCATCCTGACCCGCTCACAGGAACCATCGACGCGCCGATCGGTCGCCATCCGCGATCCGACTGGAAGTTCGCCGTCATCGCCGACGGCAAGCCGTCGGTCACCCACTACGAGACGATCGAGGCGTTCCCCGCGGCGAGCCTGCTCGAGATCCACCTCGAGACGGGCAGGACGCACCAGATCCGCGTCCACATGGCGGCGCAGAGGCATCCGTGCGTCGGTGACGCCATGTACGGGGCCGACCCGACGCTGTCCGCGCGGCTCGGCCTCACCCGGCAGTGGCTTCACGCCGTGCAGTTGGCGTTCAACCATCCCTCCACAGGCGAGTGGGTGAGTTTCACCTCCGACTATCCGAGCGATCTCCAACACGCACTCGCAGTCCTCCGCGAGAATTAG